From the Musa acuminata AAA Group cultivar baxijiao chromosome BXJ3-7, Cavendish_Baxijiao_AAA, whole genome shotgun sequence genome, one window contains:
- the LOC103992426 gene encoding uncharacterized protein LOC103992426 isoform X1 — protein MALLGFCCCFVLVYLLIVLISFIVDHAFRDRRGGASQRDERKGLPESLGEKEESCVRFKFQHQISNYQRGNCDEEPEAALPVDGGDESSHGFSSEKDFRGFMEEPKATTSCTELDSGEAAAAAADDDAVHNASDSIEIKDKILPRNYEVVEENGACSLSEEFSGFDSETDSISMSDGYSVHDLVVDSDGFLSERDFDGEEEQLRKSLNQEEEEEEEEEEEEEEEEEEEEEEEEEEEADDRLQETTNLPCSHAPQIEFTDSSDDDLDSTSRGCSPMKSPEEVLDAEEAGDGSDAAADKSEKKNQFKVSDDEEYGELELLWEHQDLIEQLRMELRRARDIGLPTILEESESPRTVEDLKPLKMDESFLHEDPLDELHRAYRSYRERMRKFDILNYQKMYAIGFLQVKDPLRSLGPRKTLALAISSILSQSFWSIRRKPSSEPSDKFIKELQSDLEVVYVGQTCLSWEFLRWQYEKARELPESDPYRSHHFNQVAGEFQQFQVVIQRFVENETFQGPRLPNYIRNRCVLRNLLQVPLIREDGAREKMEDHHKGCYDITSEMIEDAMEESIRIFWEFVKADKDETPGILKGFMGAHVDLQDPSDFDLMEDIQSDLRKVVHASPVLQLSLLFSCNLLLFGAEREEAQRHCKNWQLHSQEVQKAKGRSIKSGPFLLPSRPEAGGKSAENVYNHNRSIGVVPQETEQD, from the exons ATGGCGCTCCTTGGTTTCTGTTGCTGCTTCGTTCTTGTCTATCTTCTGATCGTTTTGATCAGCTTCATCGTCGATCACGCTTTCAG AGATAGGAGAGGAGGAGCTTCGCAGAGAGATGAGCGCAAAGGTCTGCCTGAATCCTTGGGGGAGAAAGAGGAATCGTGCGTCAGGTTTAAGTTCCAGCATCAGATATCGAATTACCAGAGAGGCAATTGCGATGAGGAACCAGAAGCTGCGTTACCTGTTGATGGAGGAGATGAGTCTTCTCACGGCTTCTCGTCCGAGAAAGACTTCCGCGGGTTCATGGAAGAGCCGAAAGCCACAACCTCTTGTACCGAGCTCGATTcaggagaagcagcagcagctgctgccgATGATGATGCCGTGCACAATGCCAGCGATTCGATCGAGATCAAGGACAAGATATTGCCGAGAAATTATGAGGTCGTGGAAGAGAATGGAGCATGTTCTTTGTCGGAGGAATTCTCCGGCTTCGATTCGGAGACCGACTCCATTAGCATGAGCGATGGTTACTCGGTGCACGACCTCGTCGTGGACTCAGATGGTTTCTTGTCCGAGAGAGACTTCGATGGAGAAGAAGAACAGCTGCGGAAGAGTCtgaaccaagaagaagaagaagaagaagaagaagaagaagaagaagaagaagaagaagaagaagaagaagaagaagaagaagaagaagaagctgatgACAGGCTTCAAGAAACAACGAATCTGCCATGTTCTCATGCACCCCAAATCGAGTTCACCGATTCCAGCGACGACGATCTTGATTCGACGAGCAGAGGTTGCAGTCCTATGAAGAGCCCTGAGGAAGTCCTCGATGCAGAAGAGGCAGGAGACGGGTCGGATGCTGCTGCTGATAAGTCGGAGAAGAAGAATCAGTTCAAGGTGTCAGACGACGAGGAGTACGGCGAGCTGGAGCTGCTCTGGGAGCACCAGGACCTGATAGAACAGCTGAGGATGGAGCTGAGGAGAGCGAGGGACATCGGTCTGCCGACGATTCTGGAGGAGTCAGAGAGTCCCCGAACAGTGGAGGATCTGAAGCCATTAAAGATGGACGAGAGCTTCCTTCACGAGGATCCACTGGACGAGCTGCACAGGGCTTACAGGAGCTACAGGGAGAGGATGAGGAAGTTCGACATCCTCAACTACCAGAAAATGTACGCAATAG GTTTCCTGCAGGTGAAGGATCCTCTCAGATCACTGGGACCTCGAAAGACATTAGCCTTAGCAATCTCATCCATCCTCTCCCAAAGCTTCTGGTCGATTCGTCGAAAACCCAGCTCCGAACCTTCAGACAAGTTCATCAAGGAGCTTCAGAGTGACCTGGAAGTGGTGTACGTTGGCCAGACATGCCTGTCATGGGAGTTCTTGAGATGGCAGTACGAGAAAGCTCGGGAATTGCCGGAATCCGATCCATACCGAAGCCACCACTTCAATCAAGTGGCAGGAGAATTCCAACAGTTCCAAGTGGTCATCCAGAGATTCGTCGAGAACGAAACATTTCAAGGGCCGAGGCTGCCAAACTACATCAGAAACCGATGCGTTCTCCGAAATCTTCTCCAAGTTCCTTTGATCAGAG AGGATGGAGCGAGAGAGAAGATGGAGGATCACCACAAGGGATGCTATGACATCACAAGTGAGATGATAGAAGATGCCATGGAGGAATCCATCAGGATCTTCTGGGAATTTGTCAAGGCAGACAAGGATGAAACCCCAGGTATTCTGAAAGGGTTCATGGGAGCTCATGTCGACCTGCAAGACCCATCAGACTTTGACCTCATGGAAGACATCCAATCCGATCTCCGCAAGGTGGTGCATGCTTCTCCAGTTCTTCAACTGTCTCTACTCTTCTCCTGTAATCTCCTCTTGTTTGGTGCAGAAAGAGAAGAAGCTCAAAGACATTGTAAGAACTGGCAACTGCATAGTCAAGAAGTTCAAAAGGCCAAAGGAAGATCGATCAAATCAGGACCTTTTCTTCTCCCAAGTAGACCTGAAGCTGGTGGCAAGAGTGCTGAGAATGTCTACAATCACAACCGATCAATTGGTGTGGTGCCACAAGAAACTGAGCAAGATTAG
- the LOC103992426 gene encoding uncharacterized protein LOC103992426 isoform X2, which translates to MALLGFCCCFVLVYLLIVLISFIVDHAFRDRRGGASQRDERKGLPESLGEKEESCVRFKFQHQISNYQRGNCDEEPEAALPVDGGDESSHGFSSEKDFRGFMEEPKATTSCTELDSGEAAAAAADDDAVHNASDSIEIKDKILPRNYEVVEENGACSLSEEFSGFDSETDSISMSDGYSVHDLVVDSDGFLSERDFDGEEEQLRKSLNQEEEEEEEEEEEEEEEEEEEEEEEEEEEADDRLQETTNLPCSHAPQIEFTDSSDDDLDSTSRGCSPMKSPEEVLDAEEAGDGSDAAADKSEKKNQFKVSDDEEYGELELLWEHQDLIEQLRMELRRARDIGLPTILEESESPRTVEDLKPLKMDESFLHEDPLDELHRAYRSYRERMRKFDILNYQKMYAIGFLQVKDPLRSLGPRKTLALAISSILSQSFWSIRRKPSSEPSDKFIKELQSDLEVVYVGQTCLSWEFLRWQYEKARELPESDPYRSHHFNQVAGEFQQFQVVIQRFVENETFQGPRLPNYIRNRCVLRNLLQVPLIREDGAREKMEDHHKGCYDITSEMIEDAMEESIRIFWEFVKADKDETPGILKGFMGAHVDLQDPSDFDLMEDIQSDLRKKEKKLKDIVRTGNCIVKKFKRPKEDRSNQDLFFSQVDLKLVARVLRMSTITTDQLVWCHKKLSKIRLVERKIYREPSFLLFPC; encoded by the exons ATGGCGCTCCTTGGTTTCTGTTGCTGCTTCGTTCTTGTCTATCTTCTGATCGTTTTGATCAGCTTCATCGTCGATCACGCTTTCAG AGATAGGAGAGGAGGAGCTTCGCAGAGAGATGAGCGCAAAGGTCTGCCTGAATCCTTGGGGGAGAAAGAGGAATCGTGCGTCAGGTTTAAGTTCCAGCATCAGATATCGAATTACCAGAGAGGCAATTGCGATGAGGAACCAGAAGCTGCGTTACCTGTTGATGGAGGAGATGAGTCTTCTCACGGCTTCTCGTCCGAGAAAGACTTCCGCGGGTTCATGGAAGAGCCGAAAGCCACAACCTCTTGTACCGAGCTCGATTcaggagaagcagcagcagctgctgccgATGATGATGCCGTGCACAATGCCAGCGATTCGATCGAGATCAAGGACAAGATATTGCCGAGAAATTATGAGGTCGTGGAAGAGAATGGAGCATGTTCTTTGTCGGAGGAATTCTCCGGCTTCGATTCGGAGACCGACTCCATTAGCATGAGCGATGGTTACTCGGTGCACGACCTCGTCGTGGACTCAGATGGTTTCTTGTCCGAGAGAGACTTCGATGGAGAAGAAGAACAGCTGCGGAAGAGTCtgaaccaagaagaagaagaagaagaagaagaagaagaagaagaagaagaagaagaagaagaagaagaagaagaagaagaagaagaagaagctgatgACAGGCTTCAAGAAACAACGAATCTGCCATGTTCTCATGCACCCCAAATCGAGTTCACCGATTCCAGCGACGACGATCTTGATTCGACGAGCAGAGGTTGCAGTCCTATGAAGAGCCCTGAGGAAGTCCTCGATGCAGAAGAGGCAGGAGACGGGTCGGATGCTGCTGCTGATAAGTCGGAGAAGAAGAATCAGTTCAAGGTGTCAGACGACGAGGAGTACGGCGAGCTGGAGCTGCTCTGGGAGCACCAGGACCTGATAGAACAGCTGAGGATGGAGCTGAGGAGAGCGAGGGACATCGGTCTGCCGACGATTCTGGAGGAGTCAGAGAGTCCCCGAACAGTGGAGGATCTGAAGCCATTAAAGATGGACGAGAGCTTCCTTCACGAGGATCCACTGGACGAGCTGCACAGGGCTTACAGGAGCTACAGGGAGAGGATGAGGAAGTTCGACATCCTCAACTACCAGAAAATGTACGCAATAG GTTTCCTGCAGGTGAAGGATCCTCTCAGATCACTGGGACCTCGAAAGACATTAGCCTTAGCAATCTCATCCATCCTCTCCCAAAGCTTCTGGTCGATTCGTCGAAAACCCAGCTCCGAACCTTCAGACAAGTTCATCAAGGAGCTTCAGAGTGACCTGGAAGTGGTGTACGTTGGCCAGACATGCCTGTCATGGGAGTTCTTGAGATGGCAGTACGAGAAAGCTCGGGAATTGCCGGAATCCGATCCATACCGAAGCCACCACTTCAATCAAGTGGCAGGAGAATTCCAACAGTTCCAAGTGGTCATCCAGAGATTCGTCGAGAACGAAACATTTCAAGGGCCGAGGCTGCCAAACTACATCAGAAACCGATGCGTTCTCCGAAATCTTCTCCAAGTTCCTTTGATCAGAG AGGATGGAGCGAGAGAGAAGATGGAGGATCACCACAAGGGATGCTATGACATCACAAGTGAGATGATAGAAGATGCCATGGAGGAATCCATCAGGATCTTCTGGGAATTTGTCAAGGCAGACAAGGATGAAACCCCAGGTATTCTGAAAGGGTTCATGGGAGCTCATGTCGACCTGCAAGACCCATCAGACTTTGACCTCATGGAAGACATCCAATCCGATCTCCGCAAG AAAGAGAAGAAGCTCAAAGACATTGTAAGAACTGGCAACTGCATAGTCAAGAAGTTCAAAAGGCCAAAGGAAGATCGATCAAATCAGGACCTTTTCTTCTCCCAAGTAGACCTGAAGCTGGTGGCAAGAGTGCTGAGAATGTCTACAATCACAACCGATCAATTGGTGTGGTGCCACAAGAAACTGAGCAAGATTAGGCTGGTGGAGAGAAAGATCTACAGGGAGCCTTCCTTCTTGCTATTCCCATGTTGA
- the LOC103992426 gene encoding uncharacterized protein LOC103992426 isoform X3, producing the protein MALLGFCCCFVLVYLLIVLISFIVDHAFRDRRGGASQRDERKGLPESLGEKEESCVRFKFQHQISNYQRGNCDEEPEAALPVDGGDESSHGFSSEKDFRGFMEEPKATTSCTELDSGEAAAAAADDDAVHNASDSIEIKDKILPRNYEVVEENGACSLSEEFSGFDSETDSISMSDGYSVHDLVVDSDGFLSERDFDGEEEQLRKSLNQEEEEEEEEEEEEEEEEEEEEEEEEEEEADDRLQETTNLPCSHAPQIEFTDSSDDDLDSTSRGCSPMKSPEEVLDAEEAGDGSDAAADKSEKKNQFKVSDDEEYGELELLWEHQDLIEQLRMELRRARDIGLPTILEESESPRTVEDLKPLKMDESFLHEDPLDELHRAYRSYRERMRKFDILNYQKMYAIGFLQVKDPLRSLGPRKTLALAISSILSQSFWSIRRKPSSEPSDKFIKELQSDLEVVYVGQTCLSWEFLRWQYEKARELPESDPYRSHHFNQVAGEFQQFQVVIQRFVENETFQGPRLPNYIRNRCVLRNLLQVPLIRVLLQRMERERRWRITTRDAMTSQVR; encoded by the exons ATGGCGCTCCTTGGTTTCTGTTGCTGCTTCGTTCTTGTCTATCTTCTGATCGTTTTGATCAGCTTCATCGTCGATCACGCTTTCAG AGATAGGAGAGGAGGAGCTTCGCAGAGAGATGAGCGCAAAGGTCTGCCTGAATCCTTGGGGGAGAAAGAGGAATCGTGCGTCAGGTTTAAGTTCCAGCATCAGATATCGAATTACCAGAGAGGCAATTGCGATGAGGAACCAGAAGCTGCGTTACCTGTTGATGGAGGAGATGAGTCTTCTCACGGCTTCTCGTCCGAGAAAGACTTCCGCGGGTTCATGGAAGAGCCGAAAGCCACAACCTCTTGTACCGAGCTCGATTcaggagaagcagcagcagctgctgccgATGATGATGCCGTGCACAATGCCAGCGATTCGATCGAGATCAAGGACAAGATATTGCCGAGAAATTATGAGGTCGTGGAAGAGAATGGAGCATGTTCTTTGTCGGAGGAATTCTCCGGCTTCGATTCGGAGACCGACTCCATTAGCATGAGCGATGGTTACTCGGTGCACGACCTCGTCGTGGACTCAGATGGTTTCTTGTCCGAGAGAGACTTCGATGGAGAAGAAGAACAGCTGCGGAAGAGTCtgaaccaagaagaagaagaagaagaagaagaagaagaagaagaagaagaagaagaagaagaagaagaagaagaagaagaagaagaagaagctgatgACAGGCTTCAAGAAACAACGAATCTGCCATGTTCTCATGCACCCCAAATCGAGTTCACCGATTCCAGCGACGACGATCTTGATTCGACGAGCAGAGGTTGCAGTCCTATGAAGAGCCCTGAGGAAGTCCTCGATGCAGAAGAGGCAGGAGACGGGTCGGATGCTGCTGCTGATAAGTCGGAGAAGAAGAATCAGTTCAAGGTGTCAGACGACGAGGAGTACGGCGAGCTGGAGCTGCTCTGGGAGCACCAGGACCTGATAGAACAGCTGAGGATGGAGCTGAGGAGAGCGAGGGACATCGGTCTGCCGACGATTCTGGAGGAGTCAGAGAGTCCCCGAACAGTGGAGGATCTGAAGCCATTAAAGATGGACGAGAGCTTCCTTCACGAGGATCCACTGGACGAGCTGCACAGGGCTTACAGGAGCTACAGGGAGAGGATGAGGAAGTTCGACATCCTCAACTACCAGAAAATGTACGCAATAG GTTTCCTGCAGGTGAAGGATCCTCTCAGATCACTGGGACCTCGAAAGACATTAGCCTTAGCAATCTCATCCATCCTCTCCCAAAGCTTCTGGTCGATTCGTCGAAAACCCAGCTCCGAACCTTCAGACAAGTTCATCAAGGAGCTTCAGAGTGACCTGGAAGTGGTGTACGTTGGCCAGACATGCCTGTCATGGGAGTTCTTGAGATGGCAGTACGAGAAAGCTCGGGAATTGCCGGAATCCGATCCATACCGAAGCCACCACTTCAATCAAGTGGCAGGAGAATTCCAACAGTTCCAAGTGGTCATCCAGAGATTCGTCGAGAACGAAACATTTCAAGGGCCGAGGCTGCCAAACTACATCAGAAACCGATGCGTTCTCCGAAATCTTCTCCAAGTTCCTTTGATCAGAG TTTTGTTGCAGAGGATGGAGCGAGAGAGAAGATGGAGGATCACCACAAGGGATGCTATGACATCACAAGTGAGATGA
- the LOC135584741 gene encoding extracellular ribonuclease LE-like, which produces MATQTAAARTRRLHPEMKPSVTLLLLLLLLPLLAAQDFDFFYFVQQWPGSYCDTKQSCCYPSTGKPVADFGIHGLWPNYNDGSYPSNCDPKRPYNASEINDLMGRMRSRWPTLACPSGDGSRFWSHEWEKHGTCSASVLDQHSYFQTALDLKKRVNLLKLLQDAGVRPDGGFYGLGDISSAIGDAIGYAPGIECNANEFGNRQLYQIYVCVDTSGKELIRCPVYPTSKCSSRIEFPPF; this is translated from the exons ATGGCGACGCAGACAGCTGCAGCACGTACTCGTCGCCTTCACCCCGAGATGAAGCCTTCCGTAacccttcttctgcttcttcttcttcttcccctcctgGCTGCCCAAGATTTCGACTTCTTCTACTTCGTTCAACAG TGGCCGGGCTCGTACTGCGACACCAAGCAAAGCTGCTGCTACCCTTCCACCGGGAAACCAGTGGCCGACTTCGGCATCCACGGGCTGTGGCCCAACTACAACGATGGCTCGTACCCGTCGAATTGCGACCCTAAGAGGCCTTACAATGCGTCCGAG ATCAACGATCTAATGGGGAGAATGCGATCGAGATGGCCAACCCTAGCTTGCCCCAGCGGCGACGGCTCCCGTTTCTGGAGCCACGAGTGGGAGAAGCACGGCACCTGCTCGGCGTCCGTCCTCGACCAGCACTCCTACTTCCAAACGGCTCTCGACCTCAAGAAGCGAGTCAACCTCCTCAAGCTTCTGCAAGACGCAG GTGTTCGACCAGACGGCGGCTTTTACGGCCTGGGGGACATATCTAGCGCCATCGGAGATGCCATCGGCTACGCTCCCGGAATCGAGTGCAACGCCAATGAATTCGGGAACAGGCAACTGTATCAGATCTACGTGTGTGTGGATACTTCGGGGAAGGAGCTCATCCGGTGTCCTGTCTACCCTACGAGTAAGTGCTCTTCCCGAATCGAGTTCCCTCCGTTTTGA
- the LOC103992430 gene encoding uncharacterized protein LOC103992430 — MTLKSVLRALQEVFPQIDLRILRAVAVEYSEDVDAAVEFILSDVLPIITEPAEASNPYISLDAEQSLNVGAYSREDANRANLLPCHNVIVEQKESLLPSEPEAESDMNLFADHAHSEPQSSVVMLAGNCSNVLGKNETLETKLEEEVSVPQTIAAKCDVMDADVQELGKTKLDGTLAATSDSCSTLSFQTVQNNVDLMECGTQIEKAVSSCISEHEEQLLGAFKDVAKLQDKMGL; from the exons ATGACTCTGAAGTCAGTGCTTCGTGCTCTGCAGGAGGTCTTCCCGCAG ATTGATCTCCGAATACTTAGGGCTGTCGCTGTTGAATATTCTGAAGATGTTGATGCTGCAGTAGAGTTCATTCTATCTGATGTTTTACCAATCATAACTGAACCAGCAGAAGCATCAAATCCCTATATTTCTCTTGATGCAGAACAATCACTTAATG TAGGTGCTTATTCACGGGAAGACGCGAATCGGGCAAATCTACTACCATGTCACAATGTAATTGTTGAGCAAAAAGAGAGTCTTCTACCTTCTGAACCGGAAGCCGAATCAGATATGAATCTTTTTGCTGATCATGCTCATTCAGAGCCACAATCCTCTGTTGTGATGCTTGCTGGAAATTGTTCTAATGTCCTTGGAAAGAATGAAACCTTGGAAACCAAACTGGAGGAAGAAGTTAGTGTGCCACAGACCATTGCAGCTAAGTGTGATGTTATGGATGCTGATGTCCAAGAATTGGGCAAGACAAAACTTGATGGCACTCTAGCAGCTACTTCAGACAGTTGTTCTACATTGTCATTCCAAACTGTTCAAAACAATGTAGATCTGATGGAATGTGGAACACAGATAGAGAAGGCTGTGAGCAGTTGCATTAGTGAGCATGAAGAACAGTTACTAGGGGCATTCAAGGATGTTGCCAAACTCCAAGATAAAATGGGACTTTGA